A window of Oscillatoria sp. FACHB-1407 genomic DNA:
CGATCGAAAACTTTCTGGATCTGGCACACTTGCCCTTTATACACGCAGGTATTTTGGGTTCTCCTAACAAAGCGGTGATGCCGGATTATCAGGTTTTGGTGGATGAAAACGGCATTCAGATGGCTGATATTCAGATCTGGCAATCTGATCCGGTCGGGGTTGGGCACGGAACGATCGCCCACTATCACTACTGGGTGTTTCGTCCGTTGACAGCATACTTGCAGAAGGAAACCCCCGACGGGCAGCGACTCACCATCTGGTATGCCGTCACTCCGGTCAGTGAAGAAGAGTTCATCGGGTGGATGTGGGTGGCGGTTAATTTTGGGGATGCCAGTCAAATTGACGAGATGCGATCGTTTCAAGACAAGATTGTGCGTCAAGACCTGATGAACCTAGAGCAACACAACCCCAAACAGTTACCACTGCATCCCCAGGCAGAGTTTCATTTACCGTGCGATCGCGGTTCTCTCGCCTATCGCAAGTGGCTCAAAGCGTTAGGAGTAACCTATGGCGTCATAGAGAGTGAGGTGCGGTATTAACAATTCAAAATGAACTGGCAATGCATTCAGTATTCAACGATTCAAACGACTGAGATAAACCACAATATCGTTTATAGAGCAACCGACTTGATCACATTTATCAG
This region includes:
- a CDS encoding aromatic ring-hydroxylating dioxygenase subunit alpha, whose product is MNTSRPSYATHGLSDRVLVNDWHVVAIADAVQPGQVLPVRLLGVDLVVWRGGETGVLAWSDRCPHRSIRLSSGRVEGNTLVCPYHGLAYNEQGRCVNVPAHPDYVPPPQACIPTYRVQERYGLIFVCLGEPEHDIPAFWEWDDPNHLKFLSGPHYCRCGGFRAIENFLDLAHLPFIHAGILGSPNKAVMPDYQVLVDENGIQMADIQIWQSDPVGVGHGTIAHYHYWVFRPLTAYLQKETPDGQRLTIWYAVTPVSEEEFIGWMWVAVNFGDASQIDEMRSFQDKIVRQDLMNLEQHNPKQLPLHPQAEFHLPCDRGSLAYRKWLKALGVTYGVIESEVRY